From a region of the Eretmochelys imbricata isolate rEreImb1 chromosome 6, rEreImb1.hap1, whole genome shotgun sequence genome:
- the LOC144265936 gene encoding olfactory receptor 8U9-like, with protein sequence MEEGNHSEVTEFILSGRTDRPELQVPLFGVFLLICGITLVGNWGMILLITIDPRLHTPMYFFLRNLSFCDLCVSLIISPKMLLNLFAKRNSISYTACAVQMYLCTVFADVQCLLLAVIAFDRYVAICNLLLYMITISRQLCKQLVAGAYVVGLVDSIIYTCFTFRLSFCSSNIINHFFCDILPLFALSCSDTHINEIVMFALTSCITGSSFVTVLLSYVYIISTILQIWSAEGRQKAFSTCSFHLTSVVLFFGTLFFMYLRPTSSYPMDRDKVTSVFYTLVIPMLNPLIYSLMNTEVKDALRKAMNKLITNS encoded by the coding sequence atggaagagggaaatcactcagaggtgactgagttcattctctcaggacgGACAGATCGTCcggagctgcaggtccccctgTTTGGGGTGTTCCTACTGATTTGTGGTATTACCCTGGTGGGGAATTgggggatgatcttgttaattacaattgatccccgactccacacccccatgtactttttcctcaggaatttgtctttctgtgacctctgcgtTTCTTTGATAATTTCCCCAAAGATGCTGCTGAATTTATTTGCCAAGAGGAACAGCATTTCTTACACTGCCTGCGCTGTGCAAATGTATCTCTGTACCGTTTTTGCAGATGTTCAGTGCCTCTTGCTAGCTGTGATTGCGTttgaccgttatgtggccatctgtaacctGCTGCTCTATATGATCACCATAtccaggcagctttgtaaacagctggtggctggggcgTACGTTGTGGGGTTAGTGGATTCAATAATATACACGTGTTTTACGTttcggctgtcattctgcagctccaacatcatcaatcatttcttctgtgacatcctcCCACTGTTTGcgctctcctgttctgacacccacatcaatgagattgtgatgtTTGCTTTGACAAGCTGCATTACAGGGAgcagctttgtgactgtcctcctctcctatgtgtatatcatctccaccatcctgcagatctgGTCTGCCGAGGGCAGGCAAAAAGCTTTCTCCACCTGCTCTTTCCACTTGACCTCTGTGGTCTTGTTTTTTGGCACCCTCTtcttcatgtatttacgtcccacctccagctatcCCATGGACAGAGACAAAGTGACCTCAGTGTTTTACACACTGGTGATCCCtatgttgaaccccctcatctacagcctgatgaacacggaggtgaaggacgccctgaggaaagcaatgaataaactcATAACCAATTCTTGA